TCTTGCAGTAAGAATGATTATAACAACATTATTATGGCAAGATAGCATTGAACTTATTGCATGGCACAATAGATCAAAAGAGTTTGAGCTGAAAAAAAATAGTCCTATGAAACAGTTGCAAAAAGCTGAAAAAGAGTATCTTTTGCCATTGTTACATGCTTTAAAATCAGAACCCATAGATTTGCCTGAAAACGTTGATGCGCAATTTATTTTTTGTATTGATGTGCGATCAGAGGGGTTAAGAAAAGCGTTACAGCGTTTTGGAAAGTATGAGTCATTTGGATGTGCAGGTTTTTTTGGTCTTCCAATTTTTATAAAAAACAGCACAACTGAAGAATTATATGCATCATGTCCTGTTTTGTTGCATCCAAAACACACGGTTAATCAGGTATCTTGTTCTTTGTATCATCATAAAGGGCATAAGCGATTACGTACATTACGCGCATTGTATCAATCATTAAAATATAATTTTGTAACGTCATTTGCTTTAGTTGAATTACTTGGATTTACAACAGGCTTTTGGATGGCTTTAAAAACATTTACTCCTCGTATAGCTCATACATTAAGTCGTTTTGCATATACAGTTCTACGCTCTGAGTCATCAACAAAACCTTGCTTGCAAGATATTTCGTTTCAAGATCAATGTATGTATGCAAAATCTGTTTTACAAGCAATAGGCCTTACTAAAAATTTTGCTCCAATTATTATATTTTGTGGCCATGCAAGTACAACGCAAAATAATGCGTATGCTACATTTTTAAATTGTGGTGCATGCGCAGGTCGTTATGGTGGAAGCAATGCTAAAACTATTGTTACAATATTAAATTCAAAAAAGGTGCGCAACTATCTAAGTCAGATAGGAATTGTTATTCCAAGTGGTACATGTTTTATTGCTGCTCAGCATAATACAACAACAGATCATGTTGAAATATATGAAGATGATATTTTTGATGATAGCGTCATGCAGAGAATAACTAATATAAAAAATGATCTTAAACAAGCTCAAAAAATAAATTGTCAGCAACGATGTAAAAAAATGGGAATCAATTTAGATGTTAAAGATAGTATCAAGCAGACTCAATTAATGAGCCTTGATTGGGCTCAAGTTCGACCAGAGTGGGGTTTAGCTAAAAATGCATCGTTTATAATTGCACCAAGTAAAATAACTGAAAAAATAGATTGTGATGGTCGTGCATTTCTTCATTCCTATGACTACACACAAGATTTTGATGGAGCAATATTAACGATTATTTTAACTGGTCCTATGGTTGTTGGGCAGTGGATTAATGCTCAATATTTTTTTTCTACCTTAGACAATGTAGCATATGGATCTGGAAGTAAAATTACAACAAATATTACTGGTAAAATTGGGATTATGCAGGGGAATGCAAGTGATTTGATGCATGGATTACCACTGCAATCAGTTTATGCAGCCGATAATCAACCCTATCATGAACCTTTAAGACTTATGACTATTGTGTATGCACCATGGAATTTTATAGATAAAATTATTCAAAATCAACCTGATTTACAGATACTTTTTCGTAATAGTTGGGTATTGCTTGTATCTATTGATCCTGATACAAATGATCAATATTTTTTGCATAAAGATTTAGTATGGAGAAAGGATTTTTTTTATGAATAAAAAATCACCGTATGCTCAAAGTTCTATTGTTTTAACAACTAAGCATGAAAAATCAAGAGCTATAGCACCATCTTTTTTAAATATTTTATCGGCACAAGTTGTTGAATGTTCTTTAGATACGGATCAATTAGGGACTTTCTCTGGTGAAATTGAACGAAAAGGTTCAGCTTTAGATTGTGCAAAAATCAAATGTGAATTAGGTTTAAATCTTACTGGTTCTTTGTATGGATTATCAAGTGAAGGCAGCTTTGGGCCTCATCCTTATATTCCATTTATACCTTGTAATCATGAAATTTTATATTTTATAGATCGTCAAAGAGGTTTTGATATACATCTTTCACTGATAAGTGAAAAAACAAATTATACTATGCAATCATTAGATTCAATAAAAAGTTTAGATGCATTTTGCAAAAGAGCTCTTTTTCCTTCCCA
This genomic interval from Candidatus Chromulinivorax destructor contains the following:
- a CDS encoding DUF6671 family protein translates to MNKKSPYAQSSIVLTTKHEKSRAIAPSFLNILSAQVVECSLDTDQLGTFSGEIERKGSALDCAKIKCELGLNLTGSLYGLSSEGSFGPHPYIPFIPCNHEILYFIDRQRGFDIHLSLISEKTNYTMQSLDSIKSLDAFCKRALFPSHALIVSPDMSDNNDYLVKGITTKDDLYTAFDNAMKHSQNGKVLVQTDMRAHMNPSRMMVIQELAEQLSQRLLSVCIKCNCPGWGKVDVERGLECSWCGLETDLIKSEIYGCPQCDYQEKVIPFHKLRKADPGNCSYCNP
- a CDS encoding putative inorganic carbon transporter subunit DabA, with the protein product MNLDTKHNNQSCPDIAIFIKESWQKITPFWPLKNLVGVNPLHGFQDMDFEQAILQGAAFFQQKEFPQPMEQVNRQTIKWLQAFFDEGQATLAMPIKSHGFYQALKKLMYFDDQIHNFDADNQQWLSNLPETSESAIEACFARLNISKEHQLLFMTLMLTTLSGWASYVKYYADWSEQKTLDSCATLKTDYLAVRMIITTLLWQDSIELIAWHNRSKEFELKKNSPMKQLQKAEKEYLLPLLHALKSEPIDLPENVDAQFIFCIDVRSEGLRKALQRFGKYESFGCAGFFGLPIFIKNSTTEELYASCPVLLHPKHTVNQVSCSLYHHKGHKRLRTLRALYQSLKYNFVTSFALVELLGFTTGFWMALKTFTPRIAHTLSRFAYTVLRSESSTKPCLQDISFQDQCMYAKSVLQAIGLTKNFAPIIIFCGHASTTQNNAYATFLNCGACAGRYGGSNAKTIVTILNSKKVRNYLSQIGIVIPSGTCFIAAQHNTTTDHVEIYEDDIFDDSVMQRITNIKNDLKQAQKINCQQRCKKMGINLDVKDSIKQTQLMSLDWAQVRPEWGLAKNASFIIAPSKITEKIDCDGRAFLHSYDYTQDFDGAILTIILTGPMVVGQWINAQYFFSTLDNVAYGSGSKITTNITGKIGIMQGNASDLMHGLPLQSVYAADNQPYHEPLRLMTIVYAPWNFIDKIIQNQPDLQILFRNSWVLLVSIDPDTNDQYFLHKDLVWRKDFFYE